In Palaemon carinicauda isolate YSFRI2023 chromosome 14, ASM3689809v2, whole genome shotgun sequence, the following proteins share a genomic window:
- the LOC137652858 gene encoding uncharacterized protein — translation MGFPLGVLFVNFYMGIVEERVFKKISQPDLYVRYIDDTFVNTANVDCREELRRIFEECSSLRFTLEHNLQGRLDFLDVLVETSDNTFNTSVHVKPTNLGLCLNGESALVGIKLPPLRPLFGEPFLTVLRVEVPTRRLPITKILVNNGFTKKDINRQIKQEIKKWYQNESPDNTNTPAKINLYYKGLMSINYKEEKTMKNIIKNNVFAPAEDIEINLIIYYQSAKTQNPIMKNNPAPAIQDDLKETNVVYRYKCPVQECLGTYIGMTMMHLSKRLSCHVQQGAIKMHCL, via the coding sequence ATGGGGTTCCCTTTAGGCGTTCTCTTTGTTAATTTTTATATGGGaatagtcgaggagagagtttttaaaaaaatcagccaaccagacctctatgtgcgctacattgacgatactttcgtaAATACGGCCAATGTGGACTGCAGAGAAGAACTGCGCCGAATttttgaggaatgcagctcgctcaggttcaccctcgaGCACAACCTCCAAGGACGTCTCgacttccttgatgtccttgtagagacAAGCGATAATACCTTTAATACCTCGGTGCACGTGAAACCAACAaatcttggcctatgtctgaatggggagagtgccctagtcggtataaaactgccaccattaaggcctctgttcggagagccatttctcactgttcttcgtgtgGAGGTACCAACGAGGAGGTTGccaattactaaaattctggttaataatggcttcacgaagaaggacattaatcggcagatCAAGCAAGAAATCaaaaaatggtaccagaatgaaagccctgataataccaacacgccagccaaaataaatctatactataaaggccttatgagcataaactacaaagaagaaaaaactatgaaaaatataattaaaaacaatgTTTTTGCCCCGGCAGAGGATAtcgaaatcaacctcataatttattaccaatcggcaaaaacacaaaacccaataatgaaaaacaaccctgcccctgccattcaaGATGACTTGAAGGAGaccaacgtagtgtaccgatataaatgccctgtccaggaatgtcttGGCACATACATCGGGATGACAATGATgcatctttctaagagattatcttgccacgtgcaacagggtgcaataaaaatgcattgcctctaA